One Aegilops tauschii subsp. strangulata cultivar AL8/78 chromosome 2, Aet v6.0, whole genome shotgun sequence genomic window, tttggacgaacgggcttttgagaataccagtcaagaagattcagcaatatatcgatgcagtgcaggaagggacgttcgttccagacagagagcgacgagctcacaatggcccttgggaatcctgagcaccctggacggacacgaggcacgccacgctccgttccgtggaaggctggttttccggatgcaggcggttacaaaagccaggagaggaggaaaaaaatggagcagacccaaattcagaagctgcacgaaagggttcaagcgctagaggaatgagacggcaatcgacatgccgaaactacccccgaagctaccccgccatctcagcggagaagcagtgtggcttccaccgagctgcttcagccggagcatgtcttgacggctcctgctagctaccccgtggatgctatcacggagtctcaacattgccaccttatggcgcaatggcagaacttcaaagtcaaggcggctgttggctctgttttacctcctgaacccggcgcaacctaccactgccggccgattccagaaggatatgctagggtgatggtggatgaaataacggagggatttgaggacctccagcttgaccaccctaccggtgaaggggagactcggctgggtttagctctgaagactccgtgcctatggcggaaggagctcattaaccttccgaactggacgcctccggcgagtaagggcactccgccgcctcctcctccggcgagtgatcagggcactcagcctccttctccggcgcatggcggcactccgcctcctcctccgcctcctcctccggcgagtgatcatggcactcagcctccttctccggtgcgtggcggcactccgcctccttctccgcctgcgccggcgtgccagagcagccagcctcctccttctccgcctcgtcagcaagggcggaagagacccgccgccgctccggctgctccggcgcgtcgtagtccttctcctccgcctcgtaagcaaggaaagaagacagccgcagccgctccgtctgctctggcGGCGTCTaccagtacagctgccagaggcgggaggcaatacagattcggtccttctctgaagactccagagaagttaccatacgagaggaccccgggtgacaaacttctttcaaggggtgaaagcaaagaaacatccacctccggaggagaaggtagatccggtgaaagcgaagcgcactctggctgccctgacaaaaccaccaaagtctccaccGAAAGgaaactatgagcgcattattgcaaagacatttgtcgaagcggagcggtcgggaagtactgtcagtgatcaaaggttaaaagaacgatgagctgggaaaaaaattgcccagctcggcgaacacgaacaagcgaaccaattgTGCCCCctgctcaaggtgtctagcgacatcgtcgctaatgatccgaggattgtgcccggttatagcaatattggagattacctgcccgacgatgtacattatgaaatcatggaggtggacgaacacaaataccattacgagaagcctctcgtcaaagaaagatctctaacaacgatgatgcgaagattacatgattggtacatgaaaacctgcagagagtctgatgggatgaatactttgatgctgagagttaaaccggagcatgacctcgttggaattgaactgctgaatgttccatttgaggagttcttccagtttttcaatcaaaaggccctcgataaatcaacgatcacttgctactgtctgtaagtagtactacttctgtcattaagtctctctatataggtcagctctttcattgcatgtatttataattatcctcactatattatgcagattgaagatcgccgaattgaagaaacgacaaatcggtgatattgggttcattaacacaaatctcatagatgcatatacggttgagaaacatgccaaagaagtcgaggccaacttgctacgatcgttggtattaaatcaaaacaaagatataatactctttccttacaacttcaagtgagtgttactgtcttgtgcatattcggtttcccttattagtccaggttatggtaatgtaattgatgacttatgcatgcatgcacagcttccactatattctcctagagattaagcttgagcagggagtagtaaccgtcttagactcgagacgaaaagatccacaggactatgcgaacatgactcaaatgctcgagaagtaagttaaatcgatcattatccaccatatcagcaactttgttcatttcctgatatcaagtaattgtttcctttgtctggcagggtttggagaaaattcaccacaaaagctccgggactgccgaagaagctgcaatttagacacccgaaagtaagtactatagtagcatgttccgcacatctcctagtgattcaagcgctagtttcatcaataccatttagcatgtttgcttatcagttagattgacctctatttcttgtaaagtggttgtggcaggaacaagggaatgatttctgtggatactacgtttgcgagtctatccgccacacgacctgtgagcggggctactctgacgaacaatatgaagtgcgtaagcaataatattcacaattttattttactaccatcatttgtgtcgagtttcatttatttatatatatatatgtattgacccccttcttcaaattagatctttcggatgcgggatgaactcctagcaccagatcgtatgcaagcaattcaagaggaattggcagcattcttccttgaccacgtgatcgctgaaaacggagaatactatgtggaccctgtgttcttacaatttaattaggagattatattgtaagagataattattgtatatatgtagccggtagtgtcagatagatatacgagaacttgttgttcgaccaatctctcggagaaggagaggtggtcgatatcacttctctctgtatgcatatgttcatgacgatcttctgtttccttcatttgcttactagctagcgtgtctagtcctctccatacgtatatagtacgtagcgtcgaccaagcacggagataagagaggacacttctctctattaattagctagctaacaaaatatatgaaacacctaaattaaccccccaaccccccccccccccttcaaaaaaacaaaaacctcagcccctgaaatgctgacgcgtggatgcctattggtcccggttggtgacaccaaccgggacaaaaggccctgcctattggtcccggttggtgtcaccaaccgggaccaaaggcccccctgcctgggctggcagcagcggccacgtggaggaccttttgtcccggttcgtgtaagaaccgggactaaagggttagggctttagtaacgaccctttagtcccggttcgaaaaccgggacaaaaggcccttaccaaccggggtaaaagcccatttttctactagtgatactTTGTAAAAGACAAGTGTAATCTATATTAAATTCAATGTATAGCATCTACTTTAGTTTAAATGAAAACTACAGTTCAACATTTCGCAGACCATGAAAGAATACAACTTTAAGGATTTAAAGAATGACAGgattttaaaaaaaaaaatcGAGTTGATAGGCCAACTTCGTCTTTTTTACAACCTAATTTGAAGGTAAATTGAGTACAAATAATGATTTAAGATTTCCAAGATCACTTGCACTAGTTAATTTATAATATTTTGTGATGTTGTGACGAAGCATTTGGCTTTGACAAGTTTAGCATACTGATGCTTTTATGTTAAATAGGTTAAACTAGTAaaaggcccgtgcgttgcaacgggataaTAAAATTATGATCTTCAAATCAAGTTTCAAATATTCGCATTCCATGTCTATACACCTATTTGAATATTTGCGCACCAATCAGCGCACATGTGGACGTAAGACATGTGCATTCTAACATGCTCACAATGGATCGATGTTGGACTTGATCTTTGATGTGTGTAATTTTTAGTACACCCTCGACGCATGTAAAATAAAATAAACGGACAGTCTCACGGTGGATGAAAAACTGAACGGTGCTATGACGTACAAATTCGGAGGAACGCTCGGCTTTTTTTTCCACTTTTATGGGTGGCAGGTGGATAATTTACTTCAGCTTTAGGGGTGGTTTTGATGACAGACTAAAAATTTAGAGAAACAATTAACAAAGAGTGTTTTCTCACTTACGGGTGGCGGGGTGGGCAATTTATTGCAACTTTAGAGGCAGTTTCGATGACAGACAAAAAAGTTAGAGAAACAATTAAGAAAGAGTTTTTTTTTTACTTATGGATGGCAGGTGGATAATTTACTTCAACTTTATGGACAACTTTTAGGGTAGATGAATAGACCGAAAAATGGAGAAACACACCTCACTTTATTGTATTATATGTATAGGTATAGATATGGGATAAATTGTCATCGGAGAATAAACCATTCATAAAACAATAGAATGGCCTGAAAGTTGCGCTAAATTTTTGCTCATATTGCACTTTTTTTAAACAAATGTGTTGTGCAACTCAAGGTGGCTGACTTGCTGTGCTCTTGCATTCAATGTCTGTCCTGTGGTTCTTTGGACATGATAGATTACATTACTCTGTTTCTGTCGTCGGAAGATTGGAGCCACAGTGGGGAGTGGGCTTGTTTTGTGGATAATCTGAAAACTGAGCTGCTGTTGTTGCGAGATTGGAGGGCCGGTGGTGAGCTACATTTTTAACCAGCAAAGGCACTACATGTTTCCACTGCTTTCTGCTAAATCAATGAAGCCGGTGATTTGCCGggtctttcaaaaaaaaaaacaccCCACTAAGCTAGTGTTGGCTAGTGATTGTCCGATTGACGGGTGTCCTCAGAAGATGGATGCGCACGCGTACGGTCGAGAATGCAGCCGCTCcaccttcctcgttgcttccacTCGCCAGCACAAGACACCCAAGCGCAAAATCCAGTCCAGCCACCGCACAGGACCGCCGCCAAGAGAAACCTTGCGCGCCACTCTGCTTCCACCCTTTCTGTGTCTATATAATCCACCCCAGTGAAGCACCGGAACACCTGAGAAATCCCCAGACCAAGCAGACGCATGGAGAGCAcgggccatggcggcggcggcgagggcgctAGCGTCCTCCTCCTGCCGTTCCCAGGGGCGCAGGGCCACACGAACCCGCTGCTGGAGCTGGGCCGCCGCCTGGCGCACCACGGCCTCCGCCCCACGCTCGTCACCAGCCGCCACGTGCTCTCCTCCACCCCGCCGCCCGGCGCGCCCTTCCGCGTGGCCGCCATCTCCGACGGCTTCGACGCCGGCGGCGCGGCCTCGGACTACACGGACTACTTCTCGCGGCTGGAGGCCGTGGGGTCCGAGACGCTGCGGGAGCTCCTTCTGTCGGAGGCGCGCGCCGGGCGGCCCGTGCGCGTGCTGGTGCACGACTCCCACCTGCCGTGGGCGGGGCGGGTGGCGCGCGCGGCCGGCGTTCCCGCCGCGGCGTTCTTCTCGCAGCCGTGCTCCGTGAACGTCGTCTACGGGGAGCTCTGGGCGGGGCGGTTGGCCCTTCCGGTGACGGATGGGCTCGAGCTGTTCGCGAGGGGAGCGCTGGGCGTGGAGCTGGGTCCGGAGGACGTGCCGCCGTTCGCCGCAGCGCCGGAGTCTCAGCCTTTGTTCCATAAGACGGCTATCGGGCAGTTCGACGGGCTGGAGGACGCCGACGACGTGCTCGTCAACTCATTCAACGCCATCGAGCCAAAGGTGAGTCTTGTTCGTCTGCTTTACTCACTCAACGGGTTTGCAAACATGGAATTCTTTCTTCATCTTTGTTTGCGACATCTTTACACATTTTGACATCTCTGTTTCTAAATACAGAGTATAAGCCTTTTTATATATTTCAACACGGAATACATTCGAATGATATAGACGTATtatagagtgtagattcattcattttgctccttatatagttcgtattgaaatctctaaaagggcTTTTATTTACGAATGGATGCAATATTAACGAGACTGAAATCTTTAAAAGGGAAGTTAATTAGGTTTTTATAGGAAAAATTAGTGCTTGACATTTTGCCGTCTAAGCAGGAGGGAGAGTTCATGGAGCTAACATGGAGAGCGAAGACCGTAGGCCCCACATTGCCATCGTTTTACCTCAACGACGATCGTTTGCCCTCCAACAAGTCTTATGGTTTCAACCTATTTGGCAGCGATGCACCATGCATGGATTGGCTAGAAAAACAGAGCATCTCCTCTGTTGTGCTCGTATCCTACGGGACTTTCTCCAACTACGACGCGGCCCAGCTAGAGGAGCTTGGCAATGGGATATGTAATTCTGGCAAATCTTTTATATGGGTTGTTAGGTCCAACGAGGCACACAAGCTATCCGAGGAACTCAGAAAGAAATGTGAGAAGAATGGATTGATTGTTTCTTGGTGCCCCCAACTTGAGGTTCTAGCTCACAAGGCCATCGGTATGAATGATATCACAAAACAATATTTTTTTCCTTCTCGTTTGAAAATGAATTAGaagaaataaaaaaattaaatGAGAATCTGGTAATAACATTCCTTTTTTATTTCGTAAACATGTATATAGGATGTTTTGTTACTCATTGTGGCTGGAACTCAACGCTGGAGGCGGTTGTTTGTGGTGTACCTCTTGTGGGAATTCCGCACTGGGCGGATCAACCCACCATCGCAAAGTATGTAGAGAGCGCATGGGGTATGGGTGTGCGAGTGCGGAAGAGCGAAAGTGGATCACTAAGGAGTGCGGAGGTCGAGAGGTGTATTAGAGAGGTCATGGATGGGGAGAGGAAGGACGACTACAAAAGGAATGCTATGAAGTGGATGCAAAAGGCCAAGGAGGCAATGCAAGAAGGGGGAAGCTCAGACAAGCATATTGTTGAATTCGCTGCCAAGTATTCGTCAATTTGAATTTTCAACAATGTAATATTTATTCAAAATAAGCAAGTAGGCACTGATTCCAGGCATGTATGTTTAGAGGAGACAATGTTTCCATATGTAATTACTGTGCTATATTCTCACCATTTGGAACGACGCTAAAAATTCCTAAATTAATAGCCCGTGGAAAAATGCTTTACACATTATGTGTTGTTTTCAGTAAATTTATATCTGGGCTGTAGCTATTACTAACAACTAACTCTATACTATGTATATGGTTTCTCCTCAGTTTTCCACATGGAAAATGATGGATGATAATTCGCGGAAGATGAGTTCATAAGCCTGAAGTCCGTTATGTACAAATGTGCATCTACGGGGCATCACGCAATACGCGGTGATGTGGTAGAATGTTTTTtaactggggggggggggggtatattTGAAGAAAAAAGTTTTTACACGATAGTTTTTTTGACTAGGCAGGAGGATAGGTAATCACGCCAAAACCCAGCCTGATTCGTAAGAGGTGCCTTTTTTGAGGCGATAAGACCAAAGGGTTAGATCTGCAATGATGTtagagatcacatcattaggggatACATCAATGCTTCTAAACACCTTTATAACAACCCAATTTTTCCTGAGTAGCAAGAGGATGATGAACGGCCAAATAGCTCCGACAGTCCAGGAGTGTTGTGGGCGGTCCAAAGGGATGAGATAAGCGAGTAGGTTGGTTGGAAACTAAGAGCATCCTATACAACACATGAGGATGTGCACCCAAAAAAAATGAGCACGGTCTTCCACTGCAGTAGAGCATCAAGCACAGGTCGATGAATCAAGGAGTGTCTTGCGGTGTAGATTAGCTCGAGTATTTAGCCGGCCAAGGTTGAACAACCAGCCAAAcggaaggaaatatgccctagaggcaataataaagttgttatttatatttccttatatcatgataaatgtttattattcatgctagaattgtattaaccggaaacttgatacatgtgtgaatacatagacaaaacaaagtatccctagtatgcctctacttgactagctcgttaatcaaagatggttaagtttcctgaccatagacatgtgttgtcatttgatgaacgggatcacatcattgaagaatgatgtgatggacaagacccatccgttagcttagcatagtgatcgttaagttttattgctattgctttcttcatgacttatacatgttcctctgactgtgagattatgcaactcccaaataccggaggaacaccttgtgtgctatcaaacctcacaacataactgggtgattttTAAAATACTCTACggatgtctccgaaggtgtttgttgagttggcatagatcaagattgggatttgtcactccgtgtatcggagaggtatctctgggccctctcggaaatgcacatcactataagccttgcaagcaatgtgactaatgagttagttacgggatgatacattacggaacgagtaaagagacttgccggtaacgagattgaactaggtattgagataccgacgatcgaatctcgggcaagtaacataccgatgacaaagggaacaacgtatgttgttatgcggtttgaccgataaagatcttcgtagaatatgtaggaaccaatatgagcatccaggttccgctattggttattgaccggagatgagtctcggtcatgtctaaatagttctcgaacccgtagggtccgcacgcttaaagttcgatgacgatcggtattatgagtttatgtgttttgaccgaaggtagttcggagtcccgaatgtgatcacggacatgacgaggagtctcgaaatggtcgagacatgaagatt contains:
- the LOC109758356 gene encoding UDP-glucosyltransferase UGT13248, which gives rise to MESTGHGGGGEGASVLLLPFPGAQGHTNPLLELGRRLAHHGLRPTLVTSRHVLSSTPPPGAPFRVAAISDGFDAGGAASDYTDYFSRLEAVGSETLRELLLSEARAGRPVRVLVHDSHLPWAGRVARAAGVPAAAFFSQPCSVNVVYGELWAGRLALPVTDGLELFARGALGVELGPEDVPPFAAAPESQPLFHKTAIGQFDGLEDADDVLVNSFNAIEPKEGEFMELTWRAKTVGPTLPSFYLNDDRLPSNKSYGFNLFGSDAPCMDWLEKQSISSVVLVSYGTFSNYDAAQLEELGNGICNSGKSFIWVVRSNEAHKLSEELRKKCEKNGLIVSWCPQLEVLAHKAIGCFVTHCGWNSTLEAVVCGVPLVGIPHWADQPTIAKYVESAWGMGVRVRKSESGSLRSAEVERCIREVMDGERKDDYKRNAMKWMQKAKEAMQEGGSSDKHIVEFAAKYSSI